In Acidisarcina polymorpha, the DNA window ATCCTCCATGCGCTTCCTCACTAGTGCAGCCGATGGCAAAGTTGTGATGAATAGAGACCGTCTCCGTCGAGCCGAGGCGGTATTGATTCAAACATGCGTCGTGCTGGTTAGGACGATGTCGGGACTGAAGAAAACAGTGAGCCTAATCCTTCAGCGAACGTTGGGTGGGCAATCATCAGATCGCGGAGTGCGGTGTAAGGGAGGCCTCCGAGCATAGTGATCTGCACGCAAGTCATGACGTCGCCTGCGCCTTGACCAAACATCGAGAATCCCAGGATGCGGTCAGTCCGACATTCGACCAGGCACTTCATGAAACCTCGGGTTTCCATTACGCTCTGCGCTCTCAAGACCTCCGCCATAGGGATCTTGAATAGGCGGTAGTCAAAACCTTTCGCCACAGCTTCCTTTTCGCTGAGTCCGACTCTTGCGAACTCAGGGTCTGTGAAGAGGCAGAACGGCACCTGCCTTCCTGTGGTGGTGCGTTCACCCCCCAGCAGATTGTCATGGACAACGCGAAAGTCGTCGACGCTTACGTGGGTAAATCGAGGGCTTCCGGCGACCTCACCGACAGCCCAGACTCCCGGAGCTGTCGTCCGCAACCGATCGTCAACTTTGACGAAGCCCTCATGGCTAAGTTCGATACCCGCAGTTTCGAGTCCAATGTCTCTGGTATTCGGCATCCTTCCGGCTGCAACTAATAGGTGTGTCCCCGCGATCGCCATGGGGCTACCAAGAACCTCGACATGGAGTAGCACAGATTTCCCTGAGACCCCAGAGACGCCATTGATTTTCGCATTGAGGACAAGTTCAATGCCTTCTTCAATAAGAAGAGAATGCAATCCTTCAACGACGTCTTCATCCTCATGGTGGAGAACGTGACTATTGTGGTCAATCACCGTGACTCTGCTACCGAGCCTGCGCATAGCCTGCGCAAATTCCAGCCCAACATAGCCGGCACCCAAGATCACGAGATGTTCTGGTAATACGTCCAGCTCGAGTGCCTCAACATGAGTGAGGGGCCGCGCAGTGAGCATGCCTGGGATGTGGTCATCGATTTTCGCATGCGTTCCGGTACCGATGATGACGTTTTCTCCGCGTAGCATTCGCGTCGTGCCATCGTTGAGTTCGACCTTAAGTGTCTTCGCCGCCGTGAACGCCCCTGATCCCATGATCAGTTCCGCGCCGCTTCCCTTGTACAACGCGAGATGGGCATCGACGAGACCTTTGACCATCGTTCGCTTCCGATCTGTCACGCGCGGCATCTCTACGGCAAAGCCATCAGAACAAGCCGAGCGAAACACTCCACTTCGACGGGCATCGGACACAATTTGAGCGGTATGGATCAAGTTCTTGCTGGGCAAGCACGCGATGTTCGGACACGATCCTCCAACATATTTCCGTTCAATGACTGCGACTCTTTTTCCGCTTCCTGCAAATGTCCATGCCAGCAGCTTCGAGCCAGCGCCGCTCCCTAAAATGACGAGGTCGTAATCCTCAATCTGGGTCTGAGACTCCATCGCTTTTGTCCTCCAAGATGATCCTTCATTAGTTCGAGACTGCACGGGCCGCCTGTTCGATTGCATCAGCCACAACGTCCGGGTGGGAGACAGTTACGGCATGCGAGGAATCGACTTCAAGTACATGAGCATGGGCGCGATCTGCTTCGAATTTCTGCTCTTCGAGGGGTATCGCGAGATCCCGGAGGGTTCTGACCTGCCAGCTTGGCTTGGTTTCCCAACCGGCGACCGTCACTTTCTGATTTAAGGCAGCTAGATTCATAGGGCGTTGAGTGATGAACATGAGTGCGGCGTCACTGTCGGGTACATCTGCGGCGACGTTGTTGTTAAACTTGTCAGCTTGGTAGAGCAGATATGTGCCATTCGTTCCGTCGGGGAGCATATAGTTAACCGGTTCGACCGACGTCGGGAATGTGCTGTCAGGAAAGCGTTCGAGCAGATCGGTTGCGGCTTCCCCGGGCGCTGGCATGATAGCGGCGGCGTATACCAGGGCTTTGACCTTGGGGTCCTCTGCGCCAGCCTGGGTAATTACAGCTCCGCCGTAGGAGTGAGCCGCCAAGATGATGGA includes these proteins:
- a CDS encoding alpha/beta fold hydrolase; translation: MESHGQRPTIVLVHGAFEDSSIWSGVIPRLRREGFPVIAFANPLLGVAVDTAYLRSVLNRIQGSIILAAHSYGGAVITQAGAEDPKVKALVYAAAIMPAPGEAATDLLERFPDSTFPTSVEPVNYMLPDGTNGTYLLYQADKFNNNVAADVPDSDAALMFITQRPMNLAALNQKVTVAGWETKPSWQVRTLRDLAIPLEEQKFEADRAHAHVLEVDSSHAVTVSHPDVVADAIEQAARAVSN
- a CDS encoding dihydrolipoyl dehydrogenase family protein, which translates into the protein MESQTQIEDYDLVILGSGAGSKLLAWTFAGSGKRVAVIERKYVGGSCPNIACLPSKNLIHTAQIVSDARRSGVFRSACSDGFAVEMPRVTDRKRTMVKGLVDAHLALYKGSGAELIMGSGAFTAAKTLKVELNDGTTRMLRGENVIIGTGTHAKIDDHIPGMLTARPLTHVEALELDVLPEHLVILGAGYVGLEFAQAMRRLGSRVTVIDHNSHVLHHEDEDVVEGLHSLLIEEGIELVLNAKINGVSGVSGKSVLLHVEVLGSPMAIAGTHLLVAAGRMPNTRDIGLETAGIELSHEGFVKVDDRLRTTAPGVWAVGEVAGSPRFTHVSVDDFRVVHDNLLGGERTTTGRQVPFCLFTDPEFARVGLSEKEAVAKGFDYRLFKIPMAEVLRAQSVMETRGFMKCLVECRTDRILGFSMFGQGAGDVMTCVQITMLGGLPYTALRDLMIAHPTFAEGLGSLFSSVPTSS